The proteins below are encoded in one region of Telopea speciosissima isolate NSW1024214 ecotype Mountain lineage chromosome 10, Tspe_v1, whole genome shotgun sequence:
- the LOC122643766 gene encoding zinc finger BED domain-containing protein RICESLEEPER 2-like: MSNTQVNMEDEPDCGSDADVMSDDGLYIPGISATEPAGTTTVEIDVTKRKRRSIVWEEFEILEGKGFSDGKERAKCNRCRQIYKADSTTNGIGTLRRHILHCPKRKNKGPTQMTLGVNDGKLMLRDKKVDQVWVSDKVTRLIVRHELPLIFVEYEEFRELITYIFPDYTHITRNTQMAEILKFYNLESSRIHNLLKSFNGKISLTSDLWTSITNDGYLSLTGHYIDKDWVLHKKLLKFCIMPPPHTGLNICEMVSKILSEWGIDRKLFSITLDNATSNFSFVELLKRNLNLKNALLCKGEFFHNRCCAHILNLIVQDGLKHIDESVALIRSSIAYVKGSQARKMKFLDICKQLSLPSSKGLHGDVTTRWNSTYIMLNSALFYRKAFENLGLVEDNYKTCPDSDQWLKIEKLMGFLHPFYEITVLLSGSKYPTSNLYFENV; encoded by the coding sequence ATGTCCAACACACAAGTCAACATGGAAGATGAGCCCGATTGTGGCTCAGATGCTGATGTGATGTCCGATGATGGACTTTACATTCCTGGAATTTCAGCAACAGAACCTGCTGGCACAACAACTGTTGAAATAGATGTTaccaagaggaaaagaaggagtaTTGTTTGGGAGGAGTTTGAAATTCTTGAGGGGAAGGGTTTTAGTGATGGGAAGGAACGAGCGAAATGCAATAGGTGTAGGCAAATCTATAAGGCTGATAGTACTACTAATGGAATTGGAACCCTTAGGAGACATATTTTACATTGCCCAAAACGGAAAAACAAAGGACCAACCCAAATGACTCTGGGTGTTAATGATGGGAAATTAATGTTAAGAGATAAAAAGGTTGACCAAGTCTGGGTAAGTGATAAGGTCACGAGGCTTATTGTGAGACATGAGTTACCTTTAATCTTTGTTGAGTATGAGGAGTTTAGGGAATTAATCACATACATTTTTCCTGACTACACCCATATTACCCGCAACACACAAATGGCGGAGATTTTGAAGTTTTACAATTTGGAGTCCAGTAGAATCCATAATCTACTCAAGTCATTTAATGGGAAGATTTCTTTGACAAGTGATCTATGGACATCCATCACCAATGATGGATACTTATCTTTGACTGGCCATTATATTGATAAGGATTGGGTGTTGCATAAGAAATTATTGAAGTTTTGCATCATGCCACCTCCACATACTGGCCTCAATATTTGTGAAATGGTTTCAAAGATCTTGTCTGAGTGGGGTATTGATCGGAAATTGTTTTCAATTACTTTGGATAATGCTACTTCTAATTTCAGCTTTGTTGAGTTGTTGAAGAGAAATCTGAATTTGAAGAATGCTCTTTTATGTAAAGGAGAATTCTTTCATAATAGGTGTTGTGCTCATATTCTCAATCTCATTGTACAAGATGGACTAAAGCACATAGACGAGTCTGTGGCATTGATTCGATCTAGTATAGCCTATGTGAAAGGATCACAAGcaaggaaaatgaaattcttGGATATTTGTAAGCAATTGTCATTACCAAGTAGTAAGGGGTTGCATGGAGATGTCACCACAAGGTGGAACTCAACTTATATCATGCTTAATTCTGCTTTATTTTATCGGAAAGCATTTGAGAACCTTGGACTAGTGGAGGACAATTATAAAACTTGTCCAGATTCTGATCAATGGTTAAAGATTGAAAAATTGATGGGTTTTTTGCATCCCTTCTATGAAATCACTGTTTTGCTTTCAGGTTCTAAGTATCCTACATCAAAtttgtattttgaaaatgtttAG